GCCTACATTACCCAATGAATACCCAACGGTAATGCCAATTCAAAGCTTTAAGGCACCATCAGGTAAAAAGCGTAAACAAGTACGCCTCGCTCAAAAGCGAATAAAAGCCAAGCTATTTGCCAAAAGCTAAACAAAAAAAAACCGCTCAATGAGCGGTTTTTTCATCTATGTCTGTATGGTTGTTACAGAAGGCCTAGCTTTTTAAGTTCAGCCATTGCCATTTTGCCTGAAAGTGGCACATAACCATCTTTCTCAACAATTTTTTGACCGTCTACAGAAAGAACCATTTTTAAGAACTCTGCATCGATTGGTGAAAGCGGTTTGTTAGGGTGCTTGTTCACATAAACGTATAAGAAACGAGATAGTGGGTATTTACCTTTTGCAACGTTTTCTAATGTTGCATCAACAAAGTTATCGCCTTTCTTAGAAAGTGGAACTGTACGTACACCTGACGTTTTATAACCGATACCTGAGTAACCAATCGCATTCACAGAAGAAGAGATTGACTGTACTACAGATGCAGAACCTGGTTGTTCGTTTACGTTGTTACGGAAGTCACCTTTACACAGTGCTTTCTTCTTGAAGTAACCGTAAGTACCCGATACTGAGTTACGACCGTAAAGCTGGATATCTTTTGCAGCCCAATCACCCTCAAGACCTACTTCGCTCCAACGATTAACTTGTGCATCAGCACCACATTTACGTGTAGAAGAGAAAATCGCATCAACTTGGTCAATACGTAAACCTTTGATTGGGTTATCTTTGTGTACGAATACAGCTAGAGCATCGATTGCAACGCGTACTTCAGTTGGCTTGTAGCCGTAACGCTTTTCGAATGCTTCGATTTCTTTTGACTTCATACGACGGCTCATTGGGCCGAAGTTTGCTGTACCTTCAGTTAATGCTGGAGGAGCAGTTGAAGAACCCGCTGCTTGGATTTGAATGTTTACGTTTGGATAGAAGCGCTTGTACTCTTCTGCCCAGAACGTCATCATGTTAGCAAGAGTGTCAGAACCTACAGATGAGAAGTTACCAGAGATACCACTTGTTTTAGTGTACTCAGGCATATCTTTATCAACTGCAGCTGCTTGTGCTGATACAAATGTTGTTACAGCCACACCCATTGCGGCAACGAGATTTTTGAATTTCATAGGGGTTACTCCGATTTGTTCGTCCCATTTCCTAACTGCGGTCTACTCTAATGACACTAGATGACAGTTAGATTACCCTTAAATGACATTTTTATGACTTTGCTGTTTTTTCGGTTTTTTCCGTTTTATTTGCAATACGCACGATTTTATCGCTACCGAATGCGAACGCAAAGGTCGAGCCTTGTCCCAACTTACTGCTGATATCTAAGCGACTGTCATGCCTTGTAAGTACATGTTTTGTAATAGCTAAACCTAAACCAGAACCACCTGTAGTGCGGCTACGAGCCTTATCAACACGATAAAAGCGCTCGGTTAAACGATTAATATGTTCAGCGGCAATACCATCACCATTATCGGTCACACTAAACGCGGCTTGGTTATTTTTTAACTGCCAATCAACCACAATCTTGCCACCTGGCTTTGTGTAATGAATGGCATTAAATACTAAGTTAGAAAAGGCACTCCTTAATTCGTCTTCGGCCCCTTTAATATCTAAACTTGCATCAACATTAAAAATAAGCTCATGGCCTTTCTCTTGGTTTAATGACTTTGCTTCGGTTTGAATATAAGTAAGTAGCTGAGGCACATTTACTGGCTTGTCGTTATCTTGCCGACGCGCTCCTTCAATTCGCGATAACGACAGTAATTGATTAACCAAGCTATCCATACGCTGACATTGCTCAAGCATGGTTGTTTGTGCTTTTTGCCACATAGCAGGGGGAGGTAAGCTGTCAGAATCAAGCATTTCTAAGTAGCCTGTCACCACAGTAAGCGGTGTTCTCAGCTCATGAGAAACATTGGCCACAAAGTCTTTTCGCATCTGCTCAAGTTGCTTTAAACGTGTAACATCACGTACCACCATCATCAATTGTGAACTTGCATAGGGCATAACACGAAACTCTAACGTTTGATCGTAGCTATGGCCGCCATCAAGCTCAAGTGGTTCGTCAAAACATGCTTTATGCATATACTTTGCAAATTTAGGATCGCGAATGAGATTATCTAAGCGTTGTCCATGATCAGTTGGCCACTGTAAACCTAAAACTTTTAAAGCCAGTTGGTTACACCAAATGATGCTTAGATCTTTTTGTAGTACTACAACCGCATCAGGTACGGCTTCTGCACCATCTCGAAAGCGGCGAATTAAATCTGCCAGCTCATTGCGCTTTTTACGGTTACGATGTTGTAAATGATAAATTCCTTCAAAGACCTGCTCCCAAGCCCCCTCCCCTTCAGGTGGGTTAAAGCTACGTTGATTTAGAAGCCAATCACTAAGGCGATATAATTGATGATAATGCCAAATTAAAAGTGCAAAAGAGCCTAAAAATAAAAGCAAAAAAGGCGCACCTACAAGTACGCCAACTAATAACAAAGGTAAGAAATACATAAACAGACGTTTTGCTAACGCCTGTTTATTCACTACTCGATACATACACTCACTTTACCTTAAGTATGTAAATTAGCTTGTTAAGGTCATTCCTATGACACTTATAATTTACTTGAAAAACGATAGCCTGCACCGCGAACGGTTTGCACTAAACGGTCATGCCCCAATGGTGCAATAGCTTTACGTAGACGACGAATATGCACATCAACAGTACGGTCTTCTACGTATACATTT
The nucleotide sequence above comes from Pseudoalteromonas shioyasakiensis. Encoded proteins:
- the pstS gene encoding phosphate ABC transporter substrate-binding protein PstS family protein; the protein is MKFKNLVAAMGVAVTTFVSAQAAAVDKDMPEYTKTSGISGNFSSVGSDTLANMMTFWAEEYKRFYPNVNIQIQAAGSSTAPPALTEGTANFGPMSRRMKSKEIEAFEKRYGYKPTEVRVAIDALAVFVHKDNPIKGLRIDQVDAIFSSTRKCGADAQVNRWSEVGLEGDWAAKDIQLYGRNSVSGTYGYFKKKALCKGDFRNNVNEQPGSASVVQSISSSVNAIGYSGIGYKTSGVRTVPLSKKGDNFVDATLENVAKGKYPLSRFLYVYVNKHPNKPLSPIDAEFLKMVLSVDGQKIVEKDGYVPLSGKMAMAELKKLGLL
- the phoR gene encoding phosphate regulon sensor histidine kinase PhoR; the encoded protein is MYRVVNKQALAKRLFMYFLPLLLVGVLVGAPFLLLFLGSFALLIWHYHQLYRLSDWLLNQRSFNPPEGEGAWEQVFEGIYHLQHRNRKKRNELADLIRRFRDGAEAVPDAVVVLQKDLSIIWCNQLALKVLGLQWPTDHGQRLDNLIRDPKFAKYMHKACFDEPLELDGGHSYDQTLEFRVMPYASSQLMMVVRDVTRLKQLEQMRKDFVANVSHELRTPLTVVTGYLEMLDSDSLPPPAMWQKAQTTMLEQCQRMDSLVNQLLSLSRIEGARRQDNDKPVNVPQLLTYIQTEAKSLNQEKGHELIFNVDASLDIKGAEDELRSAFSNLVFNAIHYTKPGGKIVVDWQLKNNQAAFSVTDNGDGIAAEHINRLTERFYRVDKARSRTTGGSGLGLAITKHVLTRHDSRLDISSKLGQGSTFAFAFGSDKIVRIANKTEKTEKTAKS